TCCATTGGAATGAATAATCTCCCAGGCTTCTTCCTTAAGCCTTAAGATTAGTTCAAGGGCGAATTCAAGTGCCGCAGGATTGCCTTCTTGAAGCGCCTTGGCCCAGGCAATAAGCTGTTCCGGCAAGTCAACCTGTCCTTCAGAGGCCAAGCGCCAGGATAATAAGAATTTACCCGCGCAATCATCGCACAAAGCAATATGCTTTTTTACCGCTATTTCCTCATCCGGCTTAAGCTTCTTCTCTATAAGAGAAGCTAAGACTTCTTCATCCAAATGCCCCAATTTATCGGCATCGGTTTTATCCTTAAACACCTGATGGGCTCTTTTAATTAAATCTTCGAACTTCTCTGGCATATAAGCCTTTCTTTGTCTACTATAATGGACGAAAAACTTAAGCTAATCTGACAAAAAACCTTTACGCTTAAAACACTCTCTTAGCTTTTCAATAATACGGGATTTTCTTGTGTCCACATTTTCCCGGGTAATCCCCAATATATCCTTAAGATCCCCCAAAACCACGCCCAGATTAAAATGCATCTGGATAAAAAACTGTTCCTGGCTTTCAAGCTTAGAGATGCAATCGGAAAGTCCAGCGGCTTTCTCCTGGTTAAAGACAATCTGGCGGCTGGACAAGGCGTGGTCTTCAATAACTTGACCCAGGCTAAAACCATCTTCATCCTCTTGTTCCAATGATAAAGCCGGCTTCTTTAGCTTGC
The Candidatus Omnitrophota bacterium genome window above contains:
- a CDS encoding sigma-70 family RNA polymerase sigma factor, with amino-acid sequence MYLMSDLEFVQRCIRQDKASWDDFVEKYARLIYSAIHSVAKTNGSASFSSDTAKEIYQELFVFLRKDDFHKLKTFSARNNASLATWLRQVVVNFTVDYLRKLKKPALSLEQEDEDGFSLGQVIEDHALSSRQIVFNQEKAAGLSDCISKLESQEQFFIQMHFNLGVVLGDLKDILGITRENVDTRKSRIIEKLRECFKRKGFLSD